In Mesorhizobium sp. CAU 1732, the genomic window CGCGCTCGGCGATGTGGATGCCCTTGACGCCGACACGCTGCATGAGCGCGGCCCATGCATCCCGCGTCTTGGGCTCCGGACCCTCGATGTCCATGTCCTCAGCAAGGTTCAGCAGGGCCTGCTTGACCAGCCATGAGACGAGGCCCGGATTGGCGCCGCAGCAGTTTACGGCCGTAGGGCCACCAGGGTTTTCCGCCTGCGCCTCGAGGATGATCTCGCGCAGGGCGTAGTTGGTGCGTGCCTCCGGGCCGGCGCTCTCGTCGAGGTAGAAGCCTGCCCAGGGCTCTGCGACGGTATCGATGTAGAGTGCCCCGACTTCGCGGCAGAGCTCCATGACGGCACGCGATGAAACGTCGACCGACACGTTGACGCAGAAACCCTGCCCGCCGCCCTCGGTGAGCAGCGGTGTCAGGAGGTCACGGTAGCCATCGTGGGTGACGGCCGTGTGCACGAAGCGAATCCCATGCGCGTCGAGAAGAGCGCGGTCCGCGTCGTTCGGATCGATGACGACGAAGCGTGAGCGGTCGAACTCGAAATGGCGCTCCAGCAGGTGCAACATTCCTTTTCCGATCGAGCCGAACCCAATCATGACGAGCGGCCCCGTAATCCTGCCGTGAACCGGCCATTCGTTGTTGTTCATGAGACTGTCCAATCTTCAATTATGCGCCTGTTCGGCGCGCTGTTCTTGCTCGGAGCGCAGGGAGCTCGCCAGACGCGGAATCGCGTCGTGGTTGTTGCGCGTTGGCGCGATCGGGGAGTTGAGACACTCGTCGTGACGGGACCGTTTCCGGCCTACGTCGTGCGGTGACCGCCCCACGCCCAAGGCGCGTCGACGGTTCTGATCATCGTGTTAGGGAAGGAGATTGCAGGCGCGGCCTCGATCGACCGCCACCGGCATTGTGCCCCGCAGCCAGGAGCAACGCGTCCCGACCGGGGGCTAGTTGCCCGCGATGGGACACACCCTGAAGAGATTTCCGTTGAGGGGAAAGACGCTGGTCATCCCCCAGAGGTGGGCGATATCGACATGCTTGTCAAGCAGCCGTAGCGGCAGCGATAGGCAGGCGCAGATGAGAGTGCGGAATTCACCTAGCTTGACTTTGCGTCCGGGGTATCCCACGTTCTGCGGCATGTCGACCGATCGCTGCATCCTCCCGCTTGAACGGGCGTTCCCCATCGCGGGCACCTAACCCCCGGCTCGGTCGCGTCGCGCCCCGGCCGCGGGGCATAGGCCTACACGCGCTACGAAACGCGGCGATGTAGGTACGGCGACAAACCAATCCACACAGACAATCTTTAAGCCGTTGGTGCCGTTGTCGCGCCCGCGGTTCGATCATTTTGGAAGAGTTTTGAAAATGGCCACCACCATGGGCCGGCGCAAGCCTGCAATCACCATCACCCGCACCGATCACGAGAAGCTGGTGCGCCTCGCCGAGATACGTGCTGCCAAGGGTTTCGAGACGGCCGAGGAACTTCTCGCCGAGCTCGACCGGGCTCGCATCGTCGATGACCGACGCATTGCATCCGGGGTCGTGCGGATGGGATCCGCAGTGAGCTACAGCACCGATGCAGGCGAAGCCAGAACCGTAACGTTGGTGTTTCCCGGCGAGGCAGACATCGCTGAAGGCAAGATTTCAGTCCTCACGCCGATCGGCGCGGCCCTTATCGGCCTGTCCGCTTCACAGTCGATAGACTGGACGTCGCGCGACGGCCGCATCCACAGGCTGACCGTGGAGAGCGTCGAACAGACGGAAGTCGTCCAGCTTGCACGGCCGCAACCCGAACTGCGGACGGCATGACCATGTCGATGCCGCTCAGCCGCCTCTCGCTATACGGAGGATGTCTCATCGCAGGATCGTAGCCCCCTGTGCCGCATGCATGCGGCCAGGGGTTCTCCACCAGGTCCCGACTTACCGCTCCCAGGCGGAGCAATGGAGAACTACGATGTCAAAAGAAACCTGCATCCTCACCACGAAGGACTTCACGATCGTCGAAGTCATGCGCGACAGCTGCCTCGGCCAGGACGATCCGCTCGTGCCGATCCTCAAGCGGAAGATCGAATCCGCCATCGTCATGTTCCGCGACGACGTTCCGGACGATGTCGCCACCATGAGCAGCCGCGTCACGTTCAGCGTGAACGGGCGCAATCCCGATACCAGGATCATCTCGCACGACAGGATGACGTCCACGGTGGGCATGTTCCTGCCCGTCACCACCTTGCGCGGGCTGGCGCTTCTCGGTCTCGCTGAGGGCGAGCAGTTCGTGTTCACGAATAGCGACGGTGACGAGGAGCGGATCCTGCTCGAGAAGGTCCAATATCAGCCGGAGTCCGCGAGGCGTGAAAAGGAAGCTCTGGAGAGACACTCGATGGGACAGGCCCTAGGCAAACCTTCGCTGAGGTTAATACGCGGAGCTTTCTACGACCGGGCGCCGCTTGTCGCCGTCTCCCCGGACGGGTTCGACAATCCCGGCCCTTCGGCTGCGTGACGGCGTCGCCGTAGCTTCGAGAGGCACACGATGACCGAGTATCTGCTTTTGGCCGTCGCGGCCTTCCTCGCAGGCATGCTGAACACGGTGGCGGGCGGAGGCACGTTCCTGACCTTCCCCGCCCTCGTCTACACGGGCGTGCCTCTGGTGGCCGCCAATGCGACAAGCGCGGTCGCCGTCTTTCCGGGGTATCTCGGCGGGGCGGCGGGTTTTCGCCGGGAGATCAGGGCACTCGACCGCGGCCGGCTGTTGAAGGCTACGGCGGCCACGGCGGCAGGCGGTCTCGTCGGATCGCTGCTGCTTCTCGTGTCGTCCAACGAAGCCTTCGCGGTCGTGGTCCCTTTCCTTCTGGCGCTGGCCACCCTCGTCTTCGCGTTCGGCGACCGCCTCAGGAACCTGATGGAGAAGCACGCCGCCGGAGCGGGTGCCACCACCGGGGCCGTAGGGACGATCGTCGTCGCGGTCTACGGAGGCTACTTCAACGGCGGGCTCGGGATCATGCTGCTTGCGCTGTTTTCTCTGTGGGGAATGCGCGATCTCAACCAAATGAACGGGCTCAAGAACGGCC contains:
- the rnk gene encoding nucleoside diphosphate kinase regulator; amino-acid sequence: MATTMGRRKPAITITRTDHEKLVRLAEIRAAKGFETAEELLAELDRARIVDDRRIASGVVRMGSAVSYSTDAGEARTVTLVFPGEADIAEGKISVLTPIGAALIGLSASQSIDWTSRDGRIHRLTVESVEQTEVVQLARPQPELRTA
- a CDS encoding nucleoside-diphosphate kinase yields the protein MSKETCILTTKDFTIVEVMRDSCLGQDDPLVPILKRKIESAIVMFRDDVPDDVATMSSRVTFSVNGRNPDTRIISHDRMTSTVGMFLPVTTLRGLALLGLAEGEQFVFTNSDGDEERILLEKVQYQPESARREKEALERHSMGQALGKPSLRLIRGAFYDRAPLVAVSPDGFDNPGPSAA
- a CDS encoding sulfite exporter TauE/SafE family protein — translated: MTEYLLLAVAAFLAGMLNTVAGGGTFLTFPALVYTGVPLVAANATSAVAVFPGYLGGAAGFRREIRALDRGRLLKATAATAAGGLVGSLLLLVSSNEAFAVVVPFLLALATLVFAFGDRLRNLMEKHAAGAGATTGAVGTIVVAVYGGYFNGGLGIMLLALFSLWGMRDLNQMNGLKNGLSFIVSAISVATFAAAGLVVWPQAAVMMAAATIGGYLGAPVARALPAWMVRAGVIAVGAAMSAAFFWRLVA